One segment of Solanum lycopersicum chromosome 1, SLM_r2.1 DNA contains the following:
- the LOC101245802 gene encoding KH domain-containing protein HEN4: MHENSVAASVPNSSTAAGAVGVPAVVNNSHLPPQPLARRVVFRLLCHASRVGGVIGKSGSIIRQLQQDTSAKIHIDVSAPNDHNRLIVVVAPASVNKRIRLLGPIGDNQRNEEIDEIEVSAAQEALVRVFERVIEVTAENNGLVLGVENVVSCRLLVKGNQVGALMGKGGKVIDTIRRENGCRIKVLTSGKMPSCASPNDEIVEIEGDILAVKKALVAVSRRLQDCFSVERTRTVENAPIELDSEKTLPPEPVDLPAQRSSMSQPITTSSFSGASGCHSVPLDADKFSSSDSKMPLQEVAFRILCTNDKVGAIIGKAGTIVRALQNDSGASIAVGPNVAECNERMITITALENLELRKSPAQTAVVLVFDRILDAGSGMNLGTRSLITFRLVVANSQVGCLLGKGGAIISDIRKETGTSIRIFRGDQVPKCVSDNDEVVQIAGEFVNVQDVLRNVTGRLRDNLLAAKVSNGGVSRNSSPLTSESSPSGQMREPPFGFHRSSGVSHGNNQHPELTRSINNLVLSNKTDHPPSPGLWSSQTRPGVNQRGAFDVSKGSNSVKGGMELGSGSRSAIVTNTTVKIMVPENIIGCVYGEDGSNLTRLRQISGARVMVHEPRPGTTDRIIVISGTPDETQAAQSLLQAFILTE, translated from the exons ATGCACGAAAACTCTGTTGCCGCCTCCGTCCCCAATTCCTCCACCGCCGCCGGTGCCGTTGGTGTTCCCGCCGTGGTCAACAACTCACACCTTCCACCACAACCATTAGCGAGACGTGTTGTGTTCCGACTTCTGTGCCATGCTTCACGCGTCGGTGGAGTTATCGGAAAATCAGGGTCCATTATTAGACAACTACAACAAGACACCTCCGCTAAGATTCACATTGATGTGTCCGCACCAAACGACCACAATCGACTCATTGTAGTAGTAGCCCCTGCTTCAGTAAACAAGAGGATAAGGCTACTGGGCCCCATTGGGGATAACCAGCGTAATGAAGAAATTGATGAAATAGAGGTTTCGGCTGCACAAGAAGCACTTGTTAGGGTTTTTGAGAGAGTTATAGAAGTAACAGCGGAAAATAATGGACTAGTTTTGGGTGTGGAGAATGTTGTGTCCTGTAGGTTATTAGTAAAGGGGAATCAAGTGGGGGCTTTGATGGGCAAAGGTGGAAAAGTAATAGATACaataagaagagaaaatggATGTAGGATTAAGGTATTAACTTCAGGGAAGATGCCAAGTTGTGCTTCGCCCAATGATGAAATTGTCGAG ATAGAAGGGGATATTCTGGCTGTCAAGAAAGCGCTTGTTGCTGTCAGTCGCCGTCTTCAAGATTGTTTCTCTGTTGAAAGGACTCGAACGGTTGAAAATGCACCAATTGAGTTAGATTCAGAGAAGACTTTGCCCCCTGAGCCAGTTGATCTACCTGCACAAAGAAGTTCAATGTCACAGCCAATAACCACAAGCTCTTTCTCAGGTGCCTCTGGATGTCATTCTGTGCCACTAGATGCTGACAAGTTTTCCAGCAGTGATTCAAAAATGCCATTACAAGAGGTTGCTTTCAGGATTCTCTGCACAAATGATAAGGTAGGGGCTATAATTGGCAAGGCTGGAACAATTGTTAGGGCTCTTCAGAATGACAGCGGAGCAAGCATTGCTGTTGGGCCAAATGTTGCTGAGTGCAACGAGCGAATGATAACTATTACTGCATTAGAG aATCTAGAATTACGGAAATCTCCAGCACAAACTGCTGTTGTTCTTGTTTTTGATCGGATTCTGGATGCTGGCTCTGGGATGAATTTGGGAACAAGATCACTAATTACATTTAGACTTGTGGTGGCAAACAGCCAAGTTGGTTGTTTATTGGGGAAGGGAGGTGCAATAATTTCAGATATCAGGAAGGAGACAGGTACCAGCATACGGATATTTAGAGGTGACCAAGTTCCTAAGTGTGTCTCGGACAATGATGAAGTTGTACAG ATTGCAGGCGAGTTCGTAAATGTACAAGATGTTTTGCGAAATGTCACTGGTCGGTTGCGTGATAACCTCTTGGCAGCAAAGGTGTCAAATGGTGGTGTCAGCAGAAACAGCTCTCCTTTGACATCTGAAAGTAGTCCCTCTGGCCAAATGAGGGAACCTCCTTTTGGATTTCATCGGTCTAGTGGTGTCTCGCATGGTAACAATCAACATCCTGAGTTAACGCGGTCTATTAATAACCTTGTACTTTCCAACAAGACAGATCACCCCCCATCACCGGGGCTGTGGTCATCACAG ACACGACCTGGAGTAAACCAAAGAGGTGCTTTTGATGTCAGCAAAGGATCTAATTCAGTTAAAGGTGGCATGGAACTTGGAAG TGGAAGCAGATCTGCCATTGTGACCAATACTACTGTGAAGATCATGGTTCCTGAAAACATCATCGGCTGTGTGTATGGGGAGGACGGGAGCAACTTGACTCGTTTAAGACAG ATTTCAGGAGCTAGGGTCATGGTACATGAGCCCCGTCCTGGAACAACTGACAGGATTATCGTGATCTCTGGGACCCCAGATGAAACCCAGGCAGCTCAGTCTCTTCTTCAGGCATTCATACTGACTGAATAA